One stretch of Zingiber officinale cultivar Zhangliang chromosome 6B, Zo_v1.1, whole genome shotgun sequence DNA includes these proteins:
- the LOC121990897 gene encoding uncharacterized protein LOC121990897: MVRRRSGDQRPQIPWLVPEYHLLINGRHNDQNTYNFFSLSEGRVYDIPSRAPGILIVGSSHGWLITTNEVSVQLLNPITGVQVDLPSIPTDRNLEAIRAVLSCDPSRCGDYSVGFVFYCRSMEKELLFLASAGDEKWKMIPGNQYHYDDIAFHNGKLYAVSRFEEDDEVIVVAFDLITLDSTPTGTPVVALPFSIWDFTFDMHFVCTYFGDLLIARATITNELVDYNKKLEVWKVDTEKGAMVAMNNLEKHALFLSTCSSFCLDTSSLPDLKSNSIYLSNEWGNNLVYSLEDESFTSLSLPSLSSPKLERPPLVWFTPSFAC, encoded by the coding sequence ATGGTCAGACGCCGCTCCGGTGATCAACGCCCTCAGATCCCATGGCTTGTGCCGGAATACCACCTCCTCATAAACGGAAGACATAACGATCAAAACACCTACAACTTCTTCAGCCTATCGGAGGGCCGCGTGTATGATATCCCAAGTCGCGCTCCTGGCATCCTCATCGTCGGATCTTCTCATGGTTGGCTCATAACCACCAACGAGGTTAGTGTACAGCTCCTCAACCCTATAACGGGTGTGCAGGTCGACCTTCCCTCCATCCCCACCGACCGAAATTTGGAGGCCATCAGAGCGGTGTTGTCCTGCGATCCCTCTAGATGTGGAGATTACAGCGTCGGCTTTGTATTCTATTGCCGTTCTATGGAGAAAGAGTTATTGTTCTTGGCTAGCGCGGGAGATGAGAAGTGGAAGATGATCCCTGGAAATCAATATCACTATGATGACATAGCATTTCACAACGGCAAGCTCTATGCGGTGTCACGATTCGAAGAAGATGACGAAGTGATAGTGGTGGCGTTCGATCTCATCACGCTGGATTCAACTCCGACAGGGACGCCGGTGGTGGCTCTGCCATTCAGCATTTGGGATTTTACTTTCGACATGCACTTTGTTTGCACGTATTTCGGTGATCTACTGATCGCACGGGCAACTATCACGAATGAATTAGTAGATTATAATAAGAAATTGGAGGTTTGGAAGGTGGATACTGAGAAAGGCGCCATGGTCGCGATGAATAATTTGGAGAAGCATGCTCTATTCTTGAGCACatgctcttctttttgccttGATACTTCTTCATTGCCTGATTTGAAGTCAAATTCCATTTATCTCTCGAATGAGTGGGGTAATAACTTGGTTTACAGCCTAGAGGACGAAAGCTTCACCTCCTTGAGTCTGCCTTCATTGTCATCTCCAAAACTAGAGCGGCCACCGCTTGTTTGGTTTACACCCAGTTTTGCCTGCTGA